A single window of Arvicanthis niloticus isolate mArvNil1 chromosome X, mArvNil1.pat.X, whole genome shotgun sequence DNA harbors:
- the Hsd17b10 gene encoding 3-hydroxyacyl-CoA dehydrogenase type-2, with protein sequence MAAAVRSVKGLVAVVTGGASGLGLATAKRLVEQGATAVLLDVPNSEGEAQAKKLGESCIFAPANVTSEKEIQAALTLAKEKFGRIDVAVNCAGIAVAIKTYHQKKNKVHTLEDFQRVINVNLIGTFNVIRLVAGEMGQNEPDQGGQRGVIINTASVAAFEGQVGQAAYSASKGGIVGMTLPIARDLAPIGIRVVTIAPGLFATPLLTTLPEKVRNFLASQVPFPSRLGDPAEYAHLVQTVIENPFLNGEVIRLDGAIRMQP encoded by the exons ATGGCTGCGGCAGTTCGGAGCGTGAAG GGCCTGGTTGCAGTAGTAACTGGAGGAGCCTCCGGCCTTGGCCTGGCTACGGCCAAAAGACTGGTGGAACAAGGGGCCACAGCTGTACTTCTGGATGTACCTAACTCAGAGGGTGAAGCCCAAGCCAAGAAGTTAGGAGAAAGCTGCATATTTGCCCCAGCAAAT GTGACCTCTGAGAAGGAGATACAAGCAGCCTTGACTCTAGCAAAAGAAAAGTTTGGCCGTATAGATGTGGCTGTCAACTGTGCAGGTATTGCAGTGGCCATTAAGACATACCACCAAAAGAAGAACAAGGTCCATACTTTGGAGGACTTCCAGCGGGTTATCAAT GTGAATCTCATAGGCACTTTCAATGTGATCCGCCTGGTTGCTGGTGAGATGGGCCAGAATGAACCAGACCAGGGAGGCCAACGTGGAGTTATCATTAACACTGCCAGTGTGGCTGCCTTTGAGGGCCAG GTTGGACAAGCTGCATACTCTGCATCCAAAGGGGGTATAGTGGGCATGACATTGCCCATTGCTCGAGATCTGGCTCCTATAGGCATCCGTGTGGTAACAATTGCTCCAG GTTTGTTTGCCACCCCACTGCTTACCACCCTTCCAGAGAAAGTGCGCAACTTCTTGGCCAGCCAGGTACCCTTCCCCAGTCGACTAGGTGACCCTGCTGAATATGCTCATCTGGTACAGACCGTAATCGAGAACCCATTCTTGAATGGAGAGGTCATCAGGCTGGATGGGGCCATTCGAATGCAGCCTTAA